In one Bacillus sp. Marseille-P3661 genomic region, the following are encoded:
- a CDS encoding YkyB family protein has translation MVHSIEELSRALFIVNKHAKAAPNPKFLYFLKKKALEKLIKEGKAKKVGLHFSNNPKNSQQRSDLLVSVGEYYFHIPPTKDDFEKLPHLGKLNNSYRNPKTQLSLTTAKMILQDYTGIANPVSSNTVQPSAKKKYQKPVFKKLGQSYF, from the coding sequence ATGGTACACTCAATTGAGGAACTCTCACGAGCCCTCTTTATTGTTAATAAACACGCAAAAGCTGCCCCAAATCCAAAATTCCTATACTTCCTCAAGAAAAAAGCACTAGAAAAATTAATTAAAGAGGGAAAAGCAAAAAAAGTCGGATTACATTTTTCAAATAATCCAAAAAACAGTCAACAAAGATCAGACCTTCTAGTCTCAGTTGGTGAGTATTATTTTCATATTCCTCCTACCAAAGATGACTTTGAGAAACTTCCTCATCTTGGAAAACTAAATAATTCCTATCGAAATCCCAAAACACAGTTATCGCTAACAACTGCGAAAATGATTCTACAAGATTATACCGGAATAGCCAATCCTGTCTCTAGTAATACAGTACAGCCTTCCGCAAAGAAAAAATATCAAAAACCAGTATTTAAAAAACTAGGCCAATCTTATTTTTAA
- a CDS encoding HD-GYP domain-containing protein, with protein sequence MRYSLIDNVKQSEILGQTIYTGDGRILLEKGVILTIGLISRLRQMGVNAIFLMDERFGDIKIEEVVSESTKREVMQSLAESVQYIQSGKDFNLKAISKTTEKIIDEIFQNQNVLTSLTDIRTNDNALFVHSINVCIMSVIVGFKMGLNRNEIKELAIGAIFHDIGKILKSPQSNTGEKMNDHTWLGFNLLRKKHEISTVSAHVALQHHENVDGSGWPRMITGDKIPLFAKIVAVTNFYDNQIAHLDGSIPVNPHVACEKIFALTNTYFDHQVVWTFLRSVAFYPTGRQVRLTTGETGVIVGQNQGLPQRPIIRIFEKYNQSKFDDYEVKEVDLGKKTTVFIKKIL encoded by the coding sequence ATGAGATATTCGTTGATAGATAATGTGAAACAAAGCGAGATTCTTGGACAGACGATCTATACTGGCGATGGTAGAATACTATTAGAAAAAGGAGTAATACTTACAATTGGGCTCATTTCAAGATTAAGACAAATGGGAGTTAATGCTATCTTTTTAATGGATGAGCGTTTTGGAGATATTAAAATTGAGGAGGTAGTTTCTGAGTCGACAAAAAGAGAGGTTATGCAATCATTAGCAGAGTCAGTTCAATATATTCAGTCTGGAAAAGATTTCAATTTGAAAGCGATTAGTAAAACGACTGAAAAAATTATAGATGAAATCTTTCAAAACCAAAATGTACTGACAAGTCTTACTGACATCCGTACCAATGATAATGCACTATTTGTTCACTCCATTAATGTTTGTATTATGTCCGTTATTGTTGGTTTTAAAATGGGGTTAAATCGGAACGAAATTAAAGAATTAGCAATAGGTGCTATATTCCATGATATTGGTAAAATACTAAAATCCCCCCAAAGTAATACTGGTGAAAAGATGAATGATCACACATGGTTGGGGTTTAATTTATTAAGAAAAAAGCATGAGATTAGTACTGTATCTGCACACGTTGCTTTACAACATCATGAAAATGTTGATGGAAGTGGTTGGCCAAGAATGATTACGGGTGATAAAATACCTCTATTTGCCAAAATTGTAGCCGTTACTAATTTCTATGATAATCAAATTGCGCATTTGGATGGTAGTATTCCTGTTAATCCGCATGTGGCATGTGAGAAAATTTTTGCTTTAACAAATACATACTTTGACCATCAAGTTGTGTGGACATTTTTACGCTCGGTTGCTTTTTATCCAACCGGAAGACAAGTTAGGTTAACTACTGGGGAAACAGGTGTAATAGTAGGGCAGAATCAAGGCTTGCCACAGCGACCAATTATTCGTATATTTGAAAAATACAATCAATCAAAGTTTGATGATTATGAAGTAAAGGAAGTCGACTTAGGGAAAAAAACAACTGTTTTTATTAAAAAAATATTATAA
- a CDS encoding PCYCGC motif-containing (lipo)protein has translation MKKVSILTLLAVLLFVSGCSSSDEGTLEKEQQANMAMEYNLETNDWSPIMIEYGTDEALEAYAFAAEHPEVTDYMPCYCGCHETDGHTNNTACFVDNIDGNIAKLDSMGLGUGICIDIAREAKAEYEKGTDLKTIRDIVDSKYGGNGVESTPTPMPE, from the coding sequence TTGAAGAAGGTAAGTATACTTACTTTGTTAGCTGTATTGCTATTTGTATCAGGATGCAGTTCTTCTGACGAAGGAACTCTTGAAAAGGAACAGCAGGCAAACATGGCAATGGAATATAATTTAGAGACAAATGACTGGTCACCAATTATGATTGAATATGGTACAGATGAAGCACTCGAGGCATATGCATTTGCGGCAGAGCATCCAGAGGTTACTGATTACATGCCTTGTTATTGTGGCTGTCATGAAACTGATGGACATACTAATAATACTGCGTGTTTCGTAGATAATATCGATGGGAATATTGCGAAACTTGATAGTATGGGACTTGGCTGAGGAATTTGCATTGATATAGCCCGTGAGGCTAAAGCTGAATATGAAAAAGGAACAGATTTAAAAACTATTCGTGATATTGTAGATAGTAAATATGGCGGAAATGGAGTAGAATCAACACCTACACCTATGCCAGAATAA
- a CDS encoding metallophosphoesterase codes for MKTEDIKITRRSFLKQLTSIGIGSFLLSSITYSYARYIEPKQLKIIKHELISTKIPKSFDGVRIILFSDTHLGHNYTIDQFSNLVETINEQVPDIILFTGDLIDAPNEYNEINKVAPLLKNLRAPLGKFSIYGNHDHGGYGSEEIKKIMDTSNFELLVNQNRKVYNKMQDYIYISGLDDAMLGRPDAVLAMEGLDNQTFNIMLAHQPDTIDDLLHFPIDIQLSGHSHGGQIQLPFYGPIFTPTGALRYYEGFYNVGQISLYVNRGIGTTRVPFRFLSTPELTVFVLRSGTAN; via the coding sequence ATGAAAACTGAAGATATTAAAATAACAAGAAGAAGCTTTCTTAAGCAACTAACATCTATCGGTATCGGTTCATTTTTGTTATCCTCGATAACGTATAGTTATGCACGATATATAGAACCGAAACAACTTAAAATTATCAAACACGAATTAATATCAACAAAAATACCTAAAAGTTTTGATGGGGTTAGAATTATTCTATTTAGTGATACTCACCTAGGACATAATTACACCATAGATCAGTTTTCTAATTTAGTTGAAACTATTAATGAACAAGTACCTGATATAATACTATTTACAGGTGATTTAATTGATGCACCTAACGAATATAACGAAATTAACAAAGTTGCACCCTTATTAAAAAACTTACGTGCCCCACTAGGTAAATTCTCCATTTACGGTAACCATGATCATGGTGGCTATGGTTCTGAGGAAATCAAAAAAATAATGGATACTTCAAATTTTGAGCTACTAGTAAATCAAAATAGAAAAGTTTATAACAAAATGCAAGATTATATTTATATTAGTGGGTTAGATGATGCAATGTTGGGACGGCCAGACGCAGTTTTAGCAATGGAAGGTCTCGACAATCAGACCTTCAATATTATGCTAGCACATCAACCTGATACCATTGACGATCTATTGCACTTCCCAATTGATATCCAACTGTCAGGACACAGTCATGGTGGGCAAATCCAACTTCCTTTTTACGGCCCAATATTTACTCCAACTGGGGCCCTTCGTTATTATGAAGGATTCTACAATGTAGGACAGATATCTTTATACGTTAATCGAGGAATTGGAACAACAAGGGTTCCCTTTCGTTTTTTATCAACACCAGAGTTGACAGTGTTTGTCTTAAGGTCGGGTACAGCAAACTAA
- the crcB gene encoding fluoride efflux transporter CrcB: MQEKYMNIIAVGIGGGLGAMGRYFINITYIHSDFPIATFIENIFGSLLLGFITGLSLKLIKHTWVKLALGTGFCGGFTTMSTFAADSVTLMTNSDYTLSLIYLTGTIIGSFIAVYFGLFLGLKLSNQQEVSDS; this comes from the coding sequence TTGCAAGAAAAGTATATGAATATTATCGCTGTAGGAATTGGCGGCGGATTGGGGGCAATGGGCAGATATTTCATTAACATCACCTATATTCATAGTGATTTTCCGATTGCAACCTTTATTGAAAATATATTCGGTAGTTTGTTACTTGGATTTATAACCGGTCTTTCGTTAAAGTTAATTAAGCATACTTGGGTGAAGTTAGCTCTAGGAACAGGATTTTGTGGGGGGTTTACAACTATGTCAACATTTGCAGCAGATTCAGTTACACTTATGACCAATTCGGATTATACATTATCATTAATATATTTGACTGGAACAATAATCGGTTCTTTTATTGCAGTCTATTTTGGATTATTTTTAGGATTGAAACTATCAAATCAACAAGAGGTAAGTGACTCTTGA
- a CDS encoding substrate-binding domain-containing protein: protein MVKWNTKINITVLGMIALILLIFMGGCGNSTAPEQETTSEQQTEQPAAPVAEKTSEENKGNFIMATTTSTQDSGLLDVLVPIFEEQTGYMVKTIAVGTGKALEMGQNGEADVLLVHAPESEKPLVDSGVAVNYQLVMHNDFVIVGPSEDPAGIKGAATAVEAFTKIAQSENVFASRGDDSGTHKKELTIWKNSSNEPGGQWYQETGQGMGSTLKVASEKGGYTLTDRATYLALKDDLELEILIEGEENLLNIYHVMQVNPEKFEMINGEAGKAFVEFMIAPETQEVIGEFGVEEFGQPLFFPDAVK from the coding sequence ATGGTCAAGTGGAATACAAAAATAAATATAACTGTACTAGGTATGATTGCTTTAATATTGCTAATTTTTATGGGTGGTTGTGGTAACAGTACTGCTCCAGAACAGGAAACGACTAGTGAACAACAAACTGAACAGCCTGCGGCACCAGTCGCGGAGAAAACTAGCGAAGAGAATAAAGGAAACTTTATAATGGCTACGACAACTAGTACTCAAGACAGTGGTCTTTTAGATGTTTTAGTTCCAATATTTGAAGAACAAACAGGATATATGGTGAAGACGATTGCAGTTGGTACTGGAAAGGCATTAGAAATGGGACAAAATGGTGAAGCGGATGTTCTCTTAGTTCACGCACCTGAGTCAGAAAAGCCATTAGTTGATAGTGGTGTGGCGGTTAATTACCAACTTGTAATGCACAATGATTTTGTTATAGTGGGACCGAGTGAAGATCCTGCAGGTATTAAAGGGGCAGCTACAGCTGTAGAAGCATTTACAAAGATTGCGCAATCCGAGAATGTTTTCGCGTCACGCGGTGATGATTCTGGAACACATAAAAAGGAATTAACTATTTGGAAAAACAGCTCTAATGAACCAGGAGGACAATGGTATCAAGAAACAGGACAAGGAATGGGAAGTACGCTTAAAGTAGCATCTGAAAAGGGTGGTTATACATTAACTGACCGTGCTACTTACTTAGCGCTGAAGGACGATTTGGAATTGGAGATATTGATTGAAGGAGAAGAAAACCTGTTAAATATTTACCATGTTATGCAAGTAAATCCAGAAAAATTTGAGATGATTAATGGAGAAGCAGGTAAAGCATTTGTTGAATTTATGATTGCACCTGAAACACAAGAGGTTATTGGTGAATTTGGAGTAGAAGAATTTGGACAACCTCTTTTTTTCCCGGATGCAGTCAAATAA
- a CDS encoding pyridoxal-phosphate-dependent aminotransferase family protein, producing MFTELNLPKRLLMGPGPSDVHPNVLRAMASPLVGHLDPAFLEIMNETMELLRQVFQTKNKVTLAMSGTGSAGMETIFVNLIEPGDKVVIGVNGLFGQRMVDVASRCGAEVIEITAPWGEIIQPEQVDYVLKQYSADVKLVAVVHAETSTGVKQPLKELSEIVHSHNVLFVCDMVTSLGGIPTKIDEYHIDAAYSGTQKCLSAPPGLAPVTLSDRAVQVLSKRNSNVQSWYLDLSMIQNYWSNERFYHHTAPITMVYSLREALRLIVNEGLENVFNRHELYGGALHAGLEAMGLELLVKKEHRLQQLTSVYIPNGVQDAEVRQRLLRKYNLEIGGGLGELKSKIWRIGLMGYNARQDNVTYLLAALEDVLREQGYHFISGAALEAANRYIRENE from the coding sequence TTGTTTACTGAATTAAATCTACCTAAAAGGTTATTAATGGGTCCTGGTCCAAGTGATGTTCATCCGAATGTATTACGTGCGATGGCGTCTCCGCTTGTTGGACATCTTGATCCTGCATTTTTAGAAATTATGAATGAAACAATGGAACTTTTACGTCAAGTTTTTCAAACGAAAAATAAAGTAACTTTGGCAATGTCAGGTACAGGTAGTGCAGGTATGGAGACAATATTTGTTAATCTAATTGAGCCTGGTGATAAAGTAGTTATTGGCGTAAATGGCCTGTTTGGACAAAGGATGGTAGACGTTGCATCACGATGTGGTGCTGAAGTAATTGAGATTACAGCACCATGGGGTGAAATTATTCAACCAGAACAAGTAGATTATGTTTTAAAACAATACTCCGCTGATGTAAAACTAGTTGCTGTTGTTCATGCTGAAACATCAACAGGTGTGAAACAGCCACTGAAGGAATTAAGTGAAATTGTACATTCACATAATGTGCTTTTTGTTTGTGACATGGTGACCTCTCTTGGTGGAATTCCAACCAAAATTGATGAATATCATATTGATGCAGCTTATAGTGGTACACAAAAATGTCTTAGTGCACCACCAGGGCTTGCTCCCGTGACTTTAAGTGATCGGGCTGTGCAGGTATTATCTAAACGAAATTCTAATGTTCAAAGTTGGTATTTAGACCTCTCAATGATTCAAAATTATTGGAGTAATGAACGGTTTTATCACCATACAGCACCAATTACAATGGTCTATTCTTTGCGTGAGGCTTTGCGCTTAATTGTTAATGAGGGTTTAGAGAATGTATTTAATCGCCATGAACTTTATGGTGGGGCATTGCATGCAGGTTTAGAAGCAATGGGATTAGAATTACTTGTCAAAAAGGAGCATCGACTCCAACAATTAACATCTGTATACATACCAAATGGGGTTCAAGATGCTGAAGTTCGCCAAAGATTACTTCGAAAATATAATCTAGAAATAGGTGGTGGTCTTGGCGAGTTAAAGAGTAAAATCTGGAGAATTGGCTTGATGGGTTATAATGCTCGTCAAGATAATGTAACGTATTTATTAGCCGCCCTAGAAGATGTATTACGTGAACAGGGCTACCATTTTATTTCTGGCGCCGCTCTAGAAGCCGCTAACCGCTATATTCGGGAAAATGAATAA
- the crcB gene encoding fluoride efflux transporter CrcB → MLIVGLGGAVGAICRYFLGIFITKSKLQQKLSFPLAMFVVNFSGSLGLGVFMRSYYHIGSNGVLYDNALYLLVGIGFFGAFTTFSTFSLEVITLIRENKLSTALLYILCTIFVCVAAFFIGYIWSPFSVLR, encoded by the coding sequence ATGCTTATTGTTGGATTGGGCGGTGCCGTTGGGGCTATTTGTAGGTATTTTCTAGGCATATTTATTACTAAATCAAAATTACAACAAAAACTCTCATTTCCGCTAGCTATGTTTGTTGTAAATTTTTCTGGATCGCTAGGGTTAGGAGTTTTCATGAGGAGCTACTATCACATTGGAAGTAATGGTGTTTTATATGATAATGCACTTTATCTATTAGTAGGGATTGGCTTTTTTGGCGCTTTTACAACATTTTCAACATTTAGTCTTGAAGTGATTACTTTAATTAGAGAGAATAAATTATCAACTGCTTTACTTTACATACTATGTACAATTTTTGTGTGCGTAGCTGCTTTTTTTATTGGCTATATTTGGAGTCCTTTTTCCGTACTTCGTTAA
- a CDS encoding MBL fold metallo-hydrolase: MFQTKLPTNLGFNISLIDDLDLGLEQRTGTYVIHDKALTIVETSASPSIPYILEGLKHLNINPQEIHYIIVTHIHLDHAGGAGILLKECPNAKIVVHPRGARHLIDPSKLIDGARAVYGEKFDELFNPILPIPEDRLIIKYDNESIQLAERTLTFYDTPGHAKHHFSIHDSLSNGIFTGDTVGVYYQDLKEIKVSLFLPSTSPNQFNPDSMIESTERIRSLGVDRIFFGHYGMYDDPQEVFSQVKQWLTVFLEIAELEYKKLKTPNIEMLTDRISTQLFLRVKNALSEQTVPDDHKVYNILKIDMEVCAMGLADFLLRKN, translated from the coding sequence ACAAAATTACCAACAAATTTAGGCTTTAATATTTCACTAATTGATGATCTAGATCTTGGGTTAGAGCAGCGTACTGGTACATATGTAATACATGATAAGGCACTTACGATAGTTGAGACAAGTGCTAGTCCTTCGATTCCATATATTTTAGAAGGTCTAAAACATTTAAATATCAATCCTCAAGAAATTCACTATATTATAGTAACACATATTCACCTCGATCACGCAGGTGGAGCAGGAATTTTATTAAAAGAATGTCCAAATGCTAAAATCGTTGTTCATCCAAGGGGAGCACGTCACCTTATAGATCCTTCAAAACTCATTGATGGCGCTCGCGCAGTTTATGGCGAAAAATTTGATGAACTCTTTAATCCTATTCTACCCATACCTGAGGACCGTCTAATCATTAAATATGATAATGAAAGTATCCAGTTAGCAGAAAGAACACTTACCTTTTATGATACACCGGGGCATGCAAAACACCACTTCTCGATCCATGACAGTCTTTCGAACGGAATTTTCACAGGCGATACTGTCGGTGTTTATTATCAAGATTTAAAAGAAATTAAAGTGAGTTTATTCTTACCATCAACCTCCCCTAATCAATTCAATCCTGATTCCATGATTGAGTCTACCGAGAGAATCCGTAGTTTGGGAGTTGACCGCATCTTCTTTGGCCATTATGGTATGTATGACGACCCACAAGAAGTATTTTCACAAGTAAAACAATGGCTTACTGTATTTTTAGAAATAGCAGAATTAGAATATAAAAAACTAAAAACGCCAAATATCGAAATGCTTACAGATAGAATCTCTACACAGCTGTTCTTAAGAGTTAAGAATGCGTTATCCGAACAAACTGTACCAGATGATCATAAGGTGTATAATATACTAAAAATAGATATGGAGGTCTGTGCGATGGGTCTAGCTGATTTCCTCTTAAGAAAGAACTAA
- a CDS encoding ABC transporter permease: MEMIINGVIEAFLMLITFNPEIYAITWLTLKVSGLATLISLIIGIPLGVMLAWIHFPGRRLIVSIVNTAMGFPPVVVGLWVYLLLARNGPLGELELLYTPTAIVIAQAVIASPIVMGLTNAAIMQVDEKMRMQIKALGATRLQMLFLVIREVRFAIIAAIIAGFGAVVSEVGASMMVGGNIKGYSRVLTTATVMEVSKGNTQVAIGISVILMLLAYLVTLGLTLLQQRDSKGW; the protein is encoded by the coding sequence ATGGAAATGATTATTAATGGTGTGATTGAGGCGTTTCTAATGCTGATCACATTTAATCCAGAAATATATGCAATTACGTGGCTAACCTTGAAAGTTTCAGGGTTAGCTACTCTTATAAGTTTAATTATTGGTATACCGTTAGGGGTTATGTTGGCGTGGATTCATTTTCCAGGACGACGTTTGATCGTCAGTATTGTTAATACAGCGATGGGATTTCCTCCAGTTGTCGTCGGTTTATGGGTGTATTTATTATTAGCTAGAAATGGGCCGTTAGGGGAGTTGGAATTGCTATATACACCAACTGCAATCGTTATTGCTCAGGCGGTGATTGCTTCGCCAATCGTTATGGGTTTAACCAATGCAGCTATAATGCAGGTGGATGAAAAAATGAGAATGCAAATAAAGGCTTTGGGTGCTACTCGTTTGCAGATGTTATTTCTTGTAATAAGAGAAGTACGATTTGCGATAATAGCAGCTATAATAGCAGGGTTCGGTGCCGTTGTATCTGAAGTTGGCGCATCAATGATGGTTGGCGGTAATATTAAAGGTTATTCAAGAGTCTTAACAACAGCTACTGTTATGGAGGTTTCAAAAGGAAATACTCAAGTAGCGATCGGAATATCCGTTATCTTAATGTTATTGGCATACTTAGTAACTCTTGGTCTAACTTTATTACAACAAAGGGATTCAAAAGGATGGTAA
- a CDS encoding ABC transporter ATP-binding protein translates to MIDLLGIKVVKKGKQILDVAKLNIESNKVTAIIGPNGAGKSTLLKVMALLEIPSEGTIYLDKNKVNPGKISVVERRKLSVVFQQPLMLDTTVYQNVALGLKLRKQSRKIINERVEHWLAQFGVTQLSNQRARTLSGGEAQRVSLARALASEPEILFLDEPFSALDLPTRRKLLKDLKEILNLTKTTVIFISHDYHEVQYLCDDILIMFNGNLVNKSNKSDILNLQQTYPEELSVFLRDWMTPLIEG, encoded by the coding sequence ATGATAGATTTACTTGGAATAAAAGTTGTAAAAAAAGGCAAACAAATATTAGATGTAGCCAAACTAAACATTGAATCAAATAAGGTGACGGCAATTATCGGACCAAATGGAGCTGGAAAAAGTACACTATTAAAAGTTATGGCATTATTAGAAATACCATCGGAAGGAACAATTTATTTAGATAAAAATAAAGTTAATCCTGGTAAAATATCAGTGGTTGAGCGACGAAAACTTTCAGTAGTGTTTCAACAACCATTAATGCTTGATACAACAGTTTACCAAAATGTTGCCCTTGGTTTGAAGTTAAGAAAGCAATCAAGAAAGATCATAAACGAAAGAGTAGAACATTGGTTAGCACAATTTGGAGTTACTCAACTATCGAATCAACGCGCACGAACTTTATCAGGAGGAGAGGCGCAACGAGTCTCACTAGCAAGGGCATTAGCAAGTGAACCGGAAATATTATTTTTGGATGAGCCATTTTCCGCACTGGATTTGCCGACAAGAAGAAAACTATTAAAAGACTTAAAAGAAATATTAAACCTTACTAAAACTACAGTGATATTTATAAGTCATGATTATCATGAGGTTCAGTATTTATGTGATGATATATTAATCATGTTTAATGGAAATCTGGTAAATAAAAGTAACAAGTCAGATATATTGAATCTCCAGCAAACCTATCCAGAAGAGCTTTCCGTTTTTTTGAGAGATTGGATGACCCCATTAATCGAAGGATAA
- a CDS encoding DUF3993 domain-containing protein, which produces MNRKGGIMKKMIVIFVLFLFVGQVQLQLTNAENVTMTRAEIIQFLQDALETQLSLGEGFRSKEELAVSLSPYFTDNYQQLFIKEHLFLESDGYILYGSDFMPYFIPNYSYDENTKIMTSSNEIVVYEYFPPQFEGPVIWEQGLYEIITLIKQDDGWKIAEYNISSEEPKKHS; this is translated from the coding sequence TTGAATAGAAAGGGTGGGATTATGAAAAAGATGATTGTTATCTTTGTACTATTCCTCTTTGTAGGACAAGTACAATTACAACTAACTAATGCCGAAAATGTTACGATGACTAGAGCAGAAATTATTCAATTCTTACAGGATGCATTAGAAACCCAGTTATCTTTAGGTGAAGGTTTTCGTAGTAAAGAGGAGTTAGCTGTTAGTTTGTCTCCTTATTTTACAGACAATTATCAACAATTATTTATTAAAGAGCATTTATTTTTAGAGTCGGACGGATATATTTTATATGGATCAGATTTCATGCCTTATTTCATTCCTAACTATTCATATGATGAAAATACAAAGATTATGACAAGCAGCAATGAGATTGTTGTATATGAATATTTTCCTCCACAGTTTGAAGGACCAGTGATCTGGGAACAAGGGTTATATGAGATAATAACCCTAATAAAACAAGATGATGGATGGAAAATTGCAGAATATAATATTAGTTCAGAAGAGCCAAAGAAACACTCTTAG
- a CDS encoding EAL domain-containing protein, with protein sequence MDPLDIITNKELISPFYQPVFSADEQRVIGHEVLGRFSTKTGIVSLGTFFHDDSVPDEYRVEIDDYVTKLAIEKLLTNNDDDLLIFINRNPNLLMNDRGESLLNLLLVFQEQGFDLNRVVLEITEHDFSGDIDHLNHVVTYFRTYGIKLAVDNVGKEGSNLERLRLLEPDILKVDLRFLRQSTTAQSYLDVLYSLSLLARKIGAALLYEDIETLYQLQYAWKNGGRYYQGFYLAQPTGDFLNRDALRETLKREFQRFIAQEKRKISAQYDICNEFSNRFAQLSGKLKTKDYDQLLISVSQLFSNESFRIYICDEDGFQQSANLYKENRQDWVLKPEYIQKNWSWRPYFLENIARMIYERKGILSDLYSDIETGQTIRTFSYPISNQLFIFIDLSYEFLYEHENLM encoded by the coding sequence GTGGATCCATTAGATATTATAACGAACAAAGAATTGATTTCTCCTTTTTATCAGCCTGTTTTTAGTGCGGATGAACAAAGAGTAATTGGCCATGAAGTGTTAGGTAGGTTTTCTACAAAAACTGGAATAGTAAGTTTAGGAACATTTTTTCATGATGATTCTGTGCCCGATGAATACCGGGTAGAAATTGATGATTATGTTACGAAACTGGCAATTGAAAAGCTGTTAACAAATAATGATGATGACCTCTTAATTTTCATTAACAGAAACCCTAATCTTTTAATGAATGATCGCGGTGAATCTTTACTAAATTTATTACTAGTTTTTCAAGAACAGGGGTTTGATCTGAATCGAGTTGTATTAGAAATCACTGAGCATGATTTTAGCGGAGATATTGATCATTTAAACCATGTTGTTACATATTTCCGTACATATGGGATTAAACTTGCTGTTGATAACGTAGGAAAAGAAGGTAGTAATCTCGAACGACTACGCCTTCTTGAACCAGATATTTTAAAAGTAGACTTAAGATTTTTGCGACAATCGACAACTGCACAATCTTATTTAGATGTATTATATTCATTATCGTTATTGGCAAGAAAGATAGGTGCGGCTCTTTTATATGAGGATATAGAGACATTGTATCAACTTCAGTATGCATGGAAAAATGGTGGCCGTTACTACCAAGGGTTTTATTTAGCACAACCGACAGGCGACTTTTTAAATAGAGACGCCCTTAGAGAAACGTTAAAAAGAGAATTTCAACGATTTATTGCTCAGGAAAAACGAAAAATCTCAGCTCAATATGATATCTGTAACGAGTTTTCAAATCGATTTGCTCAATTGAGCGGCAAGCTTAAAACAAAAGATTACGATCAACTTCTCATTTCTGTTTCACAATTGTTTTCGAATGAAAGTTTTCGGATTTATATCTGCGATGAAGACGGTTTCCAGCAATCAGCCAATCTTTATAAAGAAAATAGACAAGACTGGGTTCTTAAACCAGAGTATATCCAAAAAAATTGGAGTTGGCGTCCTTACTTTTTAGAAAATATTGCACGTATGATTTACGAACGGAAAGGTATATTATCTGATTTGTATAGTGATATTGAAACTGGTCAAACGATTCGTACGTTTTCATATCCAATTTCAAATCAATTATTTATTTTTATAGACCTATCCTACGAATTTTTATATGAACATGAAAACCTGATGTAA